A portion of the Mesobacillus sp. AQ2 genome contains these proteins:
- a CDS encoding MMPL family transporter, with translation MKILMFLSEMIRKNPMKLIILSIVAVLLFAAGAPAMKMATGNETLIEEDTKAYKDNLALEEEFGGESILVLYEAEKSEDLLTIDTVNHMAGLEKKLGSYEDIYTVISPNTMINQISVKQSEKYKEGLDEVISGLDKMGSSLTDISKKLNQNTGGQPPGGKNIEQNLAELNNGLSKMIDGQKRLSAGTAQMANGYAEMGGQLHEAALNMQKVSEQLGKSLDSNPQQQKHVQQLIQMSNQFVQLSQKMNEASLNGSKMTAIPENTIKGLNGMQQGLNSQKATFSELNKKQASQLNDLKTLSAGLSEMGSNLSKMSENLETMVSYSDNMSPGLPKQRKTLDKMIYEENGDLRDLFSEVIVDDKYMLFIVKLEGNVDDSVKSEISGAIKEYLDDYKLEDVETMVSGKPVLDDAIRTSMKESMQKMMGLSILFMILVLTLVFKVRWRLLPLVVILLAVVATVGLMGWLSIPMTMVSMAVFPILIGLGIDYAIQFQSRYSEEMDTRGEA, from the coding sequence ATGAAAATCCTGATGTTTTTATCTGAGATGATCCGAAAGAATCCTATGAAGCTTATTATCCTATCTATTGTCGCTGTCCTGCTTTTTGCTGCTGGTGCGCCTGCAATGAAAATGGCTACAGGCAATGAAACTCTGATTGAGGAGGATACGAAAGCCTATAAGGATAACCTGGCATTGGAGGAAGAGTTTGGGGGTGAATCGATTCTTGTATTATACGAAGCTGAAAAATCTGAGGACCTTTTAACAATCGATACTGTTAACCACATGGCAGGATTGGAAAAGAAGCTGGGTTCTTATGAGGATATTTATACGGTTATAAGTCCTAATACGATGATCAATCAGATTTCTGTCAAGCAGTCCGAAAAATACAAGGAAGGTCTTGATGAAGTCATTTCTGGATTGGACAAAATGGGCAGCAGCTTGACTGATATAAGCAAAAAGCTGAACCAGAATACAGGAGGGCAGCCGCCCGGCGGAAAAAATATCGAACAGAACCTGGCTGAGCTAAACAATGGATTAAGCAAAATGATCGATGGGCAGAAAAGGCTATCTGCTGGAACTGCCCAGATGGCGAATGGCTATGCGGAAATGGGCGGGCAATTGCACGAGGCTGCTCTGAACATGCAAAAAGTCAGCGAGCAGCTGGGCAAATCGCTTGATTCAAATCCGCAACAGCAAAAACATGTTCAGCAGCTGATCCAGATGAGCAATCAGTTCGTCCAGCTGTCGCAAAAAATGAATGAAGCCTCCTTGAATGGTTCAAAAATGACGGCCATCCCTGAAAATACGATTAAAGGGCTAAACGGGATGCAACAGGGGCTTAATAGTCAAAAGGCGACCTTCAGTGAATTGAATAAGAAGCAAGCGAGCCAATTGAATGATTTAAAAACATTGTCTGCCGGACTTTCGGAAATGGGGAGCAATTTGAGCAAAATGAGCGAAAACCTGGAAACAATGGTTTCCTATTCGGATAATATGTCCCCGGGCCTTCCGAAACAACGAAAAACGCTGGATAAAATGATTTATGAAGAAAATGGTGACCTTCGCGATTTATTCAGTGAAGTGATCGTTGACGATAAGTACATGCTTTTCATCGTGAAGCTGGAAGGGAATGTTGATGACTCGGTGAAAAGTGAGATTTCAGGCGCGATTAAAGAATATCTGGATGATTATAAATTGGAAGACGTCGAAACGATGGTGTCAGGAAAGCCGGTGCTTGACGATGCGATCAGGACTTCAATGAAGGAGAGCATGCAAAAAATGATGGGTCTGTCCATCCTGTTCATGATCCTTGTTTTAACGCTCGTCTTCAAGGTCAGATGGAGATTGCTTCCGCTTGTGGTCATTTTGCTGGCGGTTGTCGCAACTGTAGGTTTGATGGGATGGCTGAGCATTCCGATGACAATGGTTTCAATGGCTGTATTCCCGATTTTAATTGGGCTTGGCATTGACTATGCGATCCAGTTCCAGAGCCGCTATTCAGAAGAAATGGACACAAGGGGTGAGGCATAA
- a CDS encoding MMPL family transporter — translation MEKNNNQKSILSLKQTVKHIVPAVMTAIIATGLGFMALFTSPVPMIQDFGKMLTLGIFISFFAGLFILIPILFTRDHFFAKESKKGIKTGKSSKTERLLEGLTKKVISLKWLVIFLALSTAVFGIWGDLKAGVETDVETFMPQDTQELKDIHKLRDILGTTDQVTIMYSTDNVLDKETINWTDRMTESISNEFPEVVVETKSIASVLEQTNDGKIPEDPEGIVNDMPEDQVKLLVNEGRTKGVITVGIKHLEASELKEFIGNLESYVEDKEQNGIDTTVTGKSVLDVEMVSSLTTGRHEMTLLGIGLVFIGLLAIYRHPVKAFIPLLPILFIVGWSGGIMYLFDISYTPLTATLGALIIGIGTEFTILIMERFYEERKKGFSGIEAIMIANKKIGKAVLASGLSVIGGFSALLVSDFVILSNFGMMTLINVFFSLISTIIVMPAILVLLDRLVKTKTKAEREVQTKTG, via the coding sequence ATGGAAAAAAACAATAATCAGAAAAGCATTTTAAGTTTAAAACAAACCGTCAAACACATAGTGCCTGCTGTAATGACAGCCATTATTGCGACAGGACTTGGCTTTATGGCGCTGTTTACCTCACCTGTTCCCATGATCCAGGATTTCGGGAAAATGCTGACACTTGGAATCTTCATCAGCTTTTTTGCCGGCTTATTTATCTTGATTCCCATTCTATTTACAAGGGACCATTTTTTTGCAAAAGAAAGCAAGAAAGGTATCAAAACAGGTAAGTCGTCAAAAACAGAGAGATTACTTGAGGGATTGACAAAGAAAGTAATTTCTTTAAAATGGCTGGTCATCTTTCTAGCTCTATCAACGGCGGTTTTTGGCATATGGGGAGATTTAAAAGCAGGTGTAGAGACCGATGTAGAAACTTTCATGCCACAGGATACACAGGAATTAAAGGATATCCACAAATTAAGAGATATACTTGGAACAACCGACCAGGTAACGATTATGTACAGCACCGACAATGTACTGGATAAAGAAACAATCAACTGGACGGACCGAATGACAGAATCAATCAGTAATGAATTTCCTGAAGTAGTAGTAGAAACAAAGTCGATTGCAAGTGTCCTTGAACAGACAAATGACGGGAAGATTCCAGAGGATCCAGAGGGAATTGTAAATGATATGCCCGAGGATCAGGTTAAGCTGCTGGTGAATGAAGGACGGACTAAAGGCGTTATCACAGTTGGCATTAAACATCTTGAGGCGAGCGAACTGAAAGAGTTTATCGGCAATCTGGAGTCCTATGTTGAAGACAAGGAGCAGAATGGCATCGATACAACTGTTACGGGCAAATCGGTACTGGATGTTGAAATGGTATCTTCGCTGACAACCGGTCGTCATGAAATGACCTTGCTTGGAATTGGGCTTGTCTTTATTGGACTTTTGGCGATCTACAGACATCCCGTAAAGGCCTTTATTCCGCTGCTTCCCATTCTTTTCATTGTTGGGTGGTCTGGGGGCATCATGTATTTGTTTGATATAAGCTATACACCGCTTACTGCCACACTTGGCGCTTTGATTATCGGAATAGGGACAGAGTTCACGATTTTGATCATGGAGCGTTTTTATGAGGAAAGGAAAAAAGGTTTCTCTGGCATTGAAGCAATAATGATTGCCAACAAAAAAATTGGCAAGGCAGTTTTAGCTTCAGGGTTATCTGTAATAGGAGGCTTTAGTGCCCTTCTTGTTTCAGACTTCGTTATTTTAAGTAATTTTGGTATGATGACCTTAATAAACGTTTTCTTTTCACTGATCAGCACAATCATTGTCATGCCAGCCATACTGGTCCTTCTAGACAGGCTGGTAAAGACTAAAACGAAAGCTGAGAGGGAAGTGCAAACAAAAACGGGGTGA
- a CDS encoding TetR/AcrR family transcriptional regulator: MRDKTDQIIRAAINVFIKKGFLQSTTQEIAKEADVAEVTLYRKFSTKQNLFETVIKKSLENHFKTRIFKLAEEETGRFFEEILDERLEVISKNHQLIKMLVSESMMGNLTGDLDFPSVIYNGLKAGIQLHFEKQNIAADPGIFAHQITGILVSNVLFVKETPYYKLTKEEKQKILDHYTTSLMANL; this comes from the coding sequence TTGAGAGATAAAACAGACCAAATTATAAGAGCTGCAATAAATGTCTTTATCAAAAAAGGGTTTTTGCAATCAACTACCCAGGAAATAGCCAAAGAAGCAGATGTTGCAGAGGTTACCTTATACCGGAAATTTTCAACGAAGCAAAATCTATTCGAGACAGTTATTAAAAAATCACTGGAGAATCACTTCAAAACCAGGATATTTAAACTGGCGGAAGAGGAAACCGGCCGATTTTTTGAAGAAATTCTCGATGAACGTCTGGAGGTAATCTCCAAGAACCATCAATTGATTAAAATGCTTGTTTCCGAAAGCATGATGGGAAACCTGACTGGTGACCTTGATTTTCCGAGCGTCATTTATAATGGATTGAAGGCAGGAATCCAGCTGCATTTTGAAAAACAAAATATTGCCGCCGATCCAGGAATCTTTGCACACCAGATTACCGGCATCCTTGTCAGCAATGTTCTATTTGTAAAGGAGACACCCTATTACAAATTAACAAAAGAGGAAAAACAGAAGATTTTGGACCATTACACTACTTCGTTAATGGCTAATTTATAA
- a CDS encoding ASCH domain-containing protein: MKRDEKIQVGNLIEFVKVPEQDETLTVKVTELRSYDTFKEMYENIPFHDFDCEGWTMKEMVEGTYEIYTPQQEKQWGALAITIKFQQKSNGDKFRCFFYLSFRKFSVGH; encoded by the coding sequence ATGAAAAGAGACGAAAAAATTCAAGTAGGCAATCTGATCGAATTTGTTAAGGTGCCTGAACAAGATGAAACATTGACTGTAAAAGTAACAGAACTGCGGAGCTATGATACCTTCAAAGAGATGTATGAAAATATTCCATTCCATGACTTTGATTGTGAAGGTTGGACAATGAAAGAGATGGTAGAGGGCACTTATGAAATTTATACTCCACAGCAGGAGAAGCAGTGGGGAGCTTTAGCGATCACAATTAAATTTCAACAGAAAAGCAATGGAGATAAGTTCCGTTGCTTTTTTTATTTATCTTTCAGAAAGTTTAGCGTGGGACATTAA
- a CDS encoding RNA polymerase sigma factor has translation MISNKISEWFYLYNKDIYHFLVYYIGSNDVEDLVQEVFMRAIKGFDTYQEKSSPKTWLFSIARHVGIDEIRKRKRLRVKQMIRFWDDQTDKATPEEILQLNENNRLLYQAVQSLKANYRDVIILRGIKELSVSETASILNWTENKVRINYHRALKILQKSEGGFSL, from the coding sequence ATGATTAGCAACAAAATTTCAGAGTGGTTTTACTTGTACAACAAAGATATATACCATTTTTTAGTTTATTATATCGGCTCAAATGATGTGGAAGATCTGGTGCAGGAAGTTTTTATGCGGGCAATTAAAGGCTTTGATACGTATCAGGAAAAATCAAGTCCCAAAACCTGGCTTTTTTCGATTGCGCGCCATGTGGGGATAGATGAAATTAGAAAAAGGAAGCGTCTTAGGGTGAAGCAAATGATCAGGTTCTGGGATGACCAAACAGATAAGGCAACGCCTGAGGAAATCCTCCAGCTTAATGAAAATAACAGATTGCTTTATCAAGCAGTCCAATCGCTTAAAGCAAATTATCGGGACGTCATCATCCTTAGAGGTATTAAAGAACTTTCTGTATCTGAAACAGCATCCATTTTAAATTGGACTGAAAATAAGGTGCGTATTAACTACCATCGTGCGTTAAAGATACTGCAAAAAAGCGAAGGAGGATTTTCACTATGA
- a CDS encoding DMT family transporter encodes MWIAAAFVTTLSFGINNTIFKWSTARHLSKVHIQFFFYLVAFLVTLGYGVVSGELEFNLLAMVLGGLIGILNANGNIQMSRAFENGPASLTSPLVGANAIFPILGAAIIFHEQISLLQWLGIVFILGSGLVIQYSPGLNRGTEYGPWLFRVLLAILSFGILGILMKTTSYLQISSLNTLICMYGGGSIYLGINSIREKEHWQRTEANIGSLVGLISVIGYSCYFYALQEGTASIIFPIVSLNCLVVILAGIWLFKEKIKMYQLVGIFSALLGIIFTKI; translated from the coding sequence ATGTGGATTGCCGCGGCATTTGTAACGACGTTGAGCTTTGGGATCAATAATACGATTTTTAAATGGAGCACTGCACGACATCTATCAAAGGTACATATTCAGTTTTTCTTTTACTTGGTAGCCTTTCTGGTCACCCTTGGTTATGGAGTGGTGTCTGGGGAGCTGGAGTTTAACTTACTGGCAATGGTCCTTGGCGGCCTGATTGGAATATTGAATGCGAATGGGAATATCCAAATGTCGAGGGCATTTGAGAACGGACCGGCCAGCCTGACGTCACCTCTGGTAGGGGCAAACGCGATATTTCCCATTCTTGGTGCAGCGATTATTTTTCACGAACAGATCAGCCTGCTCCAATGGCTAGGCATTGTTTTCATACTGGGCTCAGGCTTAGTGATTCAATATTCGCCAGGTTTGAACCGCGGAACCGAGTATGGTCCATGGCTTTTCCGGGTACTTTTGGCCATTCTTTCGTTCGGGATTCTAGGAATCTTGATGAAGACTACTTCTTATTTGCAAATCAGTTCGCTTAATACATTAATTTGCATGTATGGAGGCGGAAGTATTTATTTGGGGATTAACAGCATTCGGGAAAAAGAGCATTGGCAGCGGACGGAAGCCAATATCGGTTCACTCGTTGGGCTGATCAGTGTCATCGGCTACAGCTGTTACTTTTATGCATTGCAAGAGGGAACAGCCAGCATCATCTTCCCAATTGTGAGCCTGAATTGCCTGGTCGTCATACTTGCTGGCATCTGGCTTTTCAAGGAGAAAATCAAAATGTACCAGCTCGTTGGAATTTTTTCAGCTTTGCTTGGTATTATTTTTACAAAAATTTGA